In Halobaculum halobium, a genomic segment contains:
- a CDS encoding helix-turn-helix domain-containing protein, translating into MPDSMSEQLQRDMECEGLLECFHGLKQLDKDCFQALVSADSSLTIDEVAEAVDRERSTAYRAVQRLLKAGFIQKEQINYDQGGYYHVYSPTDPSQIADDMQRMLNDWYAKMGQLIGEFETKYEQPEPVSVEQ; encoded by the coding sequence ATGCCCGATTCGATGTCTGAACAACTCCAGCGGGACATGGAGTGTGAGGGGCTGCTTGAGTGTTTCCACGGTCTGAAACAGCTCGACAAGGACTGCTTTCAGGCGCTGGTCTCCGCCGATTCCTCGCTCACGATCGACGAGGTCGCCGAGGCCGTCGATCGCGAGCGCTCCACTGCCTACCGCGCGGTTCAGCGGCTGCTGAAAGCGGGATTCATCCAGAAGGAACAGATCAACTACGACCAAGGCGGCTACTACCACGTGTACAGTCCGACGGACCCGTCGCAGATCGCCGACGACATGCAGCGAATGCTCAACGACTGGTACGCCAAAATGGGCCAGCTCATCGGCGAGTTTGAAACCAAGTACGAGCAGCCTGAGCCGGTCAGCGTCGAGCAGTAA
- a CDS encoding NAD(P)/FAD-dependent oxidoreductase: protein MSEEIVIVGAGTGGSVLANDLAERLATEIDDGDVHVTLVNDGPDHVYKPVWLYVPFGKRESADGRRPLSELVDDRVDLRIDRVTDIDTDAKRIEHRDGTGPTEYDHLVLATGSTLAPEEVPGLAEAGYNFYSEDGAEALREQLLSFTDGHLVLSVVGTPHMCPAAPLEFVFMADAWFRERGLRDDVEITYTYPVNRVHGNPNIAEWARPKMDERDIGVETFFNAEEVDPEAQVISSMEGTDLEYDLLVDIPPHRGVDLIEEAGLGDRGWVEVDKHTLEAEHAENVYALGDTASTGVPNAGSVAHYQAGVVGQRLASHIRGYPATETYDGKTLCFIETGMDEASFVEFDYENPPSPAPPSEKLHWSKLAYNEAYWLTARGLL, encoded by the coding sequence ATGAGCGAAGAGATCGTCATCGTCGGTGCGGGCACCGGTGGGAGCGTGCTCGCAAACGATCTCGCCGAACGACTCGCCACCGAGATCGACGACGGCGACGTTCACGTGACGCTTGTCAATGACGGCCCCGATCACGTGTACAAACCGGTGTGGCTGTACGTCCCGTTCGGCAAGCGCGAGTCGGCGGACGGTCGCCGTCCGCTCTCGGAACTCGTCGACGATCGCGTTGACCTGCGGATCGACCGGGTGACCGATATCGACACCGACGCCAAGCGGATCGAGCACCGAGACGGAACCGGTCCGACGGAGTACGATCACCTCGTGCTCGCGACGGGGTCGACGCTCGCGCCCGAGGAGGTTCCGGGCCTCGCCGAAGCTGGCTACAACTTCTACAGCGAGGACGGCGCAGAGGCCCTGCGAGAGCAGTTACTGTCGTTCACCGACGGCCATCTCGTGCTCAGCGTTGTCGGGACGCCTCACATGTGCCCCGCCGCGCCACTGGAGTTCGTCTTCATGGCGGACGCGTGGTTCCGAGAACGCGGGCTACGCGACGACGTCGAGATTACCTACACGTACCCGGTGAACCGCGTCCACGGCAACCCGAACATCGCCGAGTGGGCGCGCCCGAAGATGGACGAGCGCGACATCGGGGTCGAGACGTTCTTCAACGCCGAGGAGGTCGACCCCGAAGCGCAGGTCATTTCGTCGATGGAAGGGACCGACCTCGAGTACGATCTTCTCGTCGACATTCCCCCGCACCGCGGCGTCGACCTAATCGAAGAAGCGGGCCTCGGCGATCGGGGCTGGGTCGAGGTGGACAAACACACGCTCGAAGCCGAGCACGCCGAGAACGTGTACGCGCTGGGCGACACCGCCTCGACCGGCGTGCCCAACGCCGGCAGCGTCGCACACTACCAGGCCGGCGTGGTCGGCCAGCGACTCGCGAGCCACATCCGCGGCTACCCCGCAACCGAGACCTACGACGGCAAGACCCTGTGCTTCATCGAGACTGGTATGGACGAGGCGTCGTTCGTTGAGTTCGACTACGAGAACCCACCGTCGCCCGCGCCGCCCTCGGAGAAGCTCCACTGGTCGAAGCTGGCGTACAACGAGGCGTACTGGCTCACAGCCAGGGGGTTACTGTAA
- a CDS encoding sulfurtransferase TusA family protein, producing the protein MSEPAYDADKTVDARGAACPGPLMDLIGAIKSADSGDIVQLLSDNEQSTTDVPEWAEESGNDLLELVETDDGYEFYVEKA; encoded by the coding sequence ATGAGTGAACCAGCGTACGATGCCGACAAAACTGTAGACGCGAGAGGTGCAGCGTGTCCCGGACCGCTGATGGACTTGATCGGAGCGATCAAAAGCGCGGACTCAGGTGACATCGTTCAGCTGTTAAGCGACAACGAGCAGTCGACTACCGACGTCCCCGAGTGGGCCGAGGAGTCGGGCAACGATCTCCTCGAACTCGTGGAGACCGACGACGGGTACGAGTTCTACGTGGAGAAAGCATGA
- a CDS encoding acyl-CoA dehydrogenase family protein translates to MSTGPIDYGRLSAGRHCNYWRMDPTLRSVVERASTDDEFEWAEPVLERFGHACGHGIADRSDRIDRHPPKLHTYDADGEVTNEVEYHPDQRENERVVYEEFRLTHDPFHPPPGRDDPASFTHALAMQALLSYCDVGFTCPASMTTGAAIALEAADHDCDEFFDRLTSADLDEHIEGAMFLTEKQGGSDVGANEVRADPADDGTYRLFGEKWFCSNIDAQGALALARTPDAPEGTAGLSLFLVPREVDGELNDSLFRRLKDKLGTLSVPTGEIEFRGATGYLIGEEGDGFRLMAEMMNYERLTNATGALGVMGRALLEAKAHAANREAFGKRLDDHALMRRDLAELTVEYEGAATFSFEAARWYNEYKRAGDEATENPAADGEDTDRAFKLMRVLVPVAKYRTARDSVGVASYCMEVLGGNGYVREHTTPRLLRDTQVLPIWEGSSNVISLDVLRVLERERAHEALIPYVSDLLAVDDGLLAGLADEIGESFETLQASLGTLAAEDTEYAQYHAKELANLIYDVTTAALLLNRADDALADDGAAGGTDGDGVTAPDARLALVTEAFVDEHLREDRSRGITSGSTGLDDRFDAIARYARVDPDSVPEAVLGAEE, encoded by the coding sequence ATGTCAACTGGTCCCATCGACTACGGGCGACTCTCTGCGGGCCGACACTGCAACTACTGGCGGATGGATCCGACGCTGCGCTCTGTCGTCGAACGGGCCTCCACCGACGACGAGTTTGAATGGGCTGAGCCGGTTCTGGAGCGGTTCGGGCACGCGTGCGGCCACGGCATCGCCGACCGTTCAGACCGGATCGATCGCCACCCGCCCAAACTCCACACGTACGACGCCGACGGCGAGGTCACCAACGAGGTGGAGTACCACCCCGACCAGCGTGAGAACGAGCGCGTCGTCTACGAGGAGTTCCGCCTCACGCACGACCCGTTTCACCCGCCGCCCGGGCGCGACGATCCGGCGAGCTTCACGCATGCGTTGGCGATGCAGGCGTTACTGTCGTACTGCGATGTCGGGTTCACCTGCCCGGCTTCGATGACGACCGGCGCCGCGATCGCCCTCGAGGCGGCCGATCACGACTGCGACGAGTTCTTCGATCGACTGACCAGCGCCGATCTGGACGAACACATCGAGGGTGCGATGTTCCTCACCGAAAAGCAGGGCGGCAGCGACGTGGGAGCGAACGAGGTTCGCGCCGACCCCGCAGACGACGGCACGTATCGGCTGTTCGGCGAGAAGTGGTTCTGTTCGAACATCGACGCGCAAGGGGCACTCGCGCTCGCACGGACGCCGGATGCGCCTGAAGGAACGGCCGGCCTGTCGTTGTTTCTCGTCCCGCGGGAGGTCGACGGCGAGCTCAACGACTCGCTGTTTCGCCGCTTGAAAGACAAGCTCGGGACGCTGTCGGTGCCGACCGGTGAGATCGAGTTCCGCGGCGCCACGGGGTATCTGATCGGCGAGGAGGGCGACGGCTTCAGACTGATGGCCGAGATGATGAACTACGAGCGGCTGACGAACGCGACCGGCGCGCTCGGCGTGATGGGGCGCGCGCTCTTGGAGGCGAAGGCCCACGCGGCCAACCGCGAGGCGTTCGGCAAGCGCTTGGACGATCACGCGTTGATGCGGCGAGACCTGGCCGAGTTGACCGTCGAGTACGAGGGTGCGGCGACGTTTTCGTTCGAAGCGGCTCGGTGGTACAACGAGTACAAACGGGCAGGGGACGAAGCGACTGAGAACCCCGCCGCGGACGGTGAGGACACAGACCGCGCGTTCAAACTCATGCGCGTGCTGGTCCCGGTAGCCAAGTACCGTACCGCCCGCGACTCCGTCGGCGTCGCCTCCTACTGCATGGAGGTGCTCGGCGGAAACGGCTACGTTCGCGAACACACCACGCCTCGCCTGCTCAGGGACACACAGGTGCTCCCCATCTGGGAGGGGTCCTCCAACGTCATCTCGCTGGACGTGCTGCGCGTGCTCGAACGGGAGCGCGCCCACGAGGCGTTGATCCCGTACGTCTCCGATCTGCTCGCCGTCGACGACGGTCTGCTCGCCGGACTGGCCGACGAGATCGGGGAGTCCTTCGAGACACTACAGGCGTCTCTCGGGACGCTCGCAGCCGAGGACACGGAGTATGCCCAGTATCACGCCAAGGAGCTTGCGAATCTGATCTACGACGTGACGACTGCGGCGCTGCTGCTGAACCGCGCTGACGACGCGCTCGCCGACGACGGGGCGGCTGGCGGGACCGACGGGGACGGCGTGACCGCCCCGGACGCGCGGCTCGCGCTCGTCACTGAAGCGTTCGTCGACGAGCACCTCCGCGAGGATCGGTCCCGGGGGATAACTTCGGGGTCGACGGGGCTCGACGACCGCTTCGATGCGATCGCTCGCTACGCGCGCGTCGATCCCGATTCGGTACCGGAGGCGGTCCTCGGGGCAGAGGAGTGA
- a CDS encoding DUF1641 domain-containing protein, whose amino-acid sequence MSDSEAAHPEEEPADRDALEEAIAENPEAVASFVERLDAVNELLDVLSLGESALSDEMVRELSSTAGTLAESADGLATEETVALAAAVGDNGEELTEALDTLVTLQRSGTLDELAEIAEVGSLATAALSDEMVRSLAATGTGLGEVADTAADEDTREGIKTLLDGVGAAEDAEPDRVGALGLARGIRDPEVQYGLGYLLAVASAIGRERASEQ is encoded by the coding sequence ATGAGCGACTCAGAGGCGGCTCATCCCGAGGAAGAGCCGGCGGACCGAGACGCGCTCGAGGAAGCGATTGCGGAGAATCCCGAGGCAGTCGCCTCGTTCGTCGAGCGGCTGGACGCGGTCAACGAACTGCTGGACGTACTCTCGCTCGGCGAGAGCGCCCTCAGCGACGAGATGGTCCGGGAGCTGTCAAGTACCGCCGGAACGCTCGCCGAATCGGCTGATGGACTCGCGACCGAGGAGACGGTCGCGCTCGCGGCTGCCGTCGGCGACAACGGCGAGGAGCTAACCGAAGCGCTCGACACGCTGGTAACGCTCCAGCGGTCGGGCACGCTCGACGAGTTGGCTGAGATCGCCGAGGTCGGGTCGCTCGCGACCGCGGCGCTCAGTGACGAGATGGTGCGCTCGCTGGCTGCGACGGGGACGGGACTCGGTGAGGTCGCCGACACCGCCGCTGATGAAGACACCCGCGAGGGGATCAAGACGCTCCTCGACGGCGTCGGTGCAGCCGAGGACGCAGAGCCGGATCGCGTCGGCGCACTCGGGCTCGCACGGGGGATCAGAGACCCCGAGGTCCAGTACGGCCTCGGCTACCTGCTCGCGGTCGCCAGTGCGATCGGCCGGGAACGAGCGAGCGAGCAGTAA
- a CDS encoding cupin domain-containing protein, translated as MTATDFDAERRYDDDRFSAVEAFRSDRMKVVCGYFEPGQFIPVHAPSSDVAIHVRTGTGVIRDGEETHHVEAGDIVTVEADVDRGVKADPETRLEALLVTAPPPTGAEHEPVRTGLEENVFDLGTTTT; from the coding sequence GTGACAGCGACTGATTTCGATGCGGAGCGCCGGTACGACGACGACCGGTTCTCCGCCGTCGAAGCCTTTCGCAGCGATCGGATGAAAGTCGTCTGCGGCTACTTCGAGCCTGGACAGTTCATTCCCGTCCACGCACCGTCCAGCGATGTCGCGATCCACGTTCGAACGGGGACGGGGGTCATCCGCGATGGCGAGGAGACTCACCACGTTGAGGCCGGCGACATCGTCACCGTGGAGGCGGACGTAGATCGGGGAGTCAAAGCGGATCCGGAAACTCGGCTCGAAGCGCTGCTCGTCACGGCGCCGCCGCCGACTGGGGCCGAGCACGAACCGGTTCGAACAGGGCTCGAGGAGAACGTCTTCGATCTGGGGACGACAACCACATGA
- a CDS encoding universal stress protein produces MYDDILLPFDGSDGATAVLEHVAAIADLADATVHVLFVADTTRDSVTVIEGETVDTLVRHGKQIVEDAEAMLRSLGIDYETDVVQGDPAPEIAEYAERYGSDLIVMPTHARAGIARFLLGSVSEKVVRLSAVPVLTARMQEDERLSFPYENILLPTDGSECATVAADHGLALASTLDATVHALSVVDDQSLGLDVRSAVSADAGEATATKALDDVVARAEDHGVPEVVRHLVHGNPKAELLESIDEHDIDAVVMGTVGRRGTDRILLGSVAEKTVRSAPVPVITVRAPE; encoded by the coding sequence ATGTACGATGACATCCTCCTCCCGTTCGACGGCAGCGACGGTGCAACTGCCGTCTTAGAACACGTCGCGGCGATCGCCGACCTCGCGGACGCCACCGTCCACGTGCTCTTTGTCGCCGACACGACACGCGATTCGGTGACGGTAATCGAGGGAGAGACCGTGGACACGCTCGTCCGACACGGGAAGCAGATCGTCGAAGACGCCGAAGCGATGCTCAGATCGCTCGGCATCGACTACGAAACGGACGTAGTACAGGGGGATCCGGCGCCGGAGATCGCCGAGTACGCCGAGCGGTACGGGTCAGACCTGATCGTCATGCCCACTCACGCCAGAGCCGGAATCGCTCGGTTTCTGCTCGGCAGCGTGAGCGAGAAGGTCGTTCGGCTCTCAGCGGTCCCCGTTTTGACGGCTCGAATGCAGGAAGACGAGCGCCTTTCATTTCCCTACGAGAACATCCTTCTCCCAACCGACGGCAGCGAGTGCGCGACTGTCGCCGCCGATCACGGGCTGGCGCTCGCCTCGACACTCGACGCGACCGTCCACGCGCTGTCGGTCGTCGACGATCAGTCACTCGGTCTCGACGTCAGATCGGCGGTCTCGGCCGATGCCGGAGAAGCGACCGCGACGAAGGCGCTCGACGACGTCGTCGCGAGGGCGGAGGACCACGGCGTCCCGGAGGTGGTCCGCCACCTTGTACACGGAAACCCGAAAGCCGAACTCCTCGAGTCCATCGACGAGCACGACATCGACGCCGTCGTCATGGGCACGGTCGGTCGCCGCGGGACTGACCGGATCCTGTTGGGAAGCGTCGCGGAGAAGACCGTTCGGTCGGCGCCGGTCCCGGTGATCACCGTCAGAGCTCCCGAGTGA
- a CDS encoding cupin domain-containing protein: protein MTVIERLDELEGEPHANVFPGSEPKTVRLALSEGAVVPVHSHPNRDVIFHLVDGAIELQVGSETHAVSAGDVARFDGDQDISPRAVEDSTALIVLAKQSDD from the coding sequence ATGACAGTCATCGAGCGACTCGACGAATTGGAGGGAGAGCCACACGCGAACGTCTTCCCAGGCTCGGAGCCGAAAACGGTCCGACTCGCGCTCTCAGAGGGAGCAGTAGTTCCGGTCCACTCACACCCCAACCGCGACGTCATCTTCCACCTGGTGGACGGAGCGATCGAGTTACAGGTGGGATCGGAAACGCACGCGGTGTCCGCCGGTGATGTCGCCCGTTTCGACGGCGATCAGGACATCTCGCCCCGCGCGGTCGAGGACAGCACGGCGCTGATCGTCCTGGCGAAGCAGTCGGACGATTGA
- a CDS encoding DUF2249 domain-containing protein, with protein MEHDIEYLSETEAPEDRPYETLDVRELPPPKPLQNTLERLAELDTNVVLVQLNDRRPQHLYPKLIDRGYEYDTAAVGDTVVTAIFSREEDSAT; from the coding sequence ATGGAGCACGACATCGAGTACCTCTCGGAGACCGAAGCGCCGGAGGACAGGCCGTATGAAACCCTCGACGTGCGGGAGCTTCCGCCGCCTAAGCCGTTGCAGAACACGCTCGAGCGACTGGCTGAACTGGATACGAATGTCGTATTGGTCCAGTTAAACGATCGTCGCCCGCAACACCTGTATCCAAAACTGATCGATAGGGGATACGAGTACGACACCGCTGCGGTCGGCGACACGGTCGTCACTGCTATCTTCTCGCGAGAGGAAGATTCCGCCACGTAG
- a CDS encoding glycerate kinase type-2 family protein translates to MANDEQSSVPTADDLGGASPTDAERTAIACVTAAIEAALPATVVAKLVSVDASVLCVGDGAYDLDAYDRLVVVGGGKAADGAATALEEQLGARIDEGVIVVDAVDGDSPEEDEASSEGGDPRPGADVDNSQIDRVVGGHPVPTSTGVEGTARAVELARSADENTLVLALVTGGASALFAAPAESVGLAALRETTDALLRAGADIDEINAVRKHLSQVKGGRLAAAAAPATVVGIAFSDVVGDDLSVIGSGPTAPDDSTYAEALAVLDRYGIDAPAAVDRHLRRGADGTKTETPTADATVFDRVETHVLANAATALDAAAAAAADLGYDPLVLSSRIRGEARAAGVTHAAIAEEVADSGNPVEPPAVVLSGGETTVTVDGDGSGGPNLECALAAGLEFARPESPVAERPVAFLAADTDGHDGSTDAAGALVTPQTIADAADAAAARTALDDNDALPALRERDAVVQTGATGTNVNDFRVLVVEE, encoded by the coding sequence ATGGCGAACGACGAGCAGTCGTCGGTTCCGACCGCCGACGACCTCGGCGGGGCGTCCCCGACAGACGCAGAACGAACCGCGATAGCCTGTGTAACTGCAGCCATCGAGGCGGCGCTCCCCGCGACAGTCGTCGCCAAGCTCGTCTCGGTCGACGCGAGCGTGCTCTGCGTCGGCGACGGCGCGTACGACCTGGACGCGTACGACCGACTCGTCGTGGTCGGCGGCGGCAAGGCGGCCGACGGCGCCGCCACCGCGCTGGAGGAGCAGCTGGGCGCGCGGATCGACGAGGGGGTGATCGTCGTCGACGCGGTCGACGGAGATTCACCAGAGGAAGACGAGGCGTCGTCCGAAGGCGGCGACCCCCGCCCGGGAGCCGACGTCGACAATTCGCAGATCGACCGAGTCGTCGGCGGTCATCCCGTCCCCACGAGCACTGGCGTCGAGGGCACCGCCCGCGCGGTAGAGTTGGCCCGCTCGGCGGACGAGAACACGCTCGTGCTCGCGCTGGTCACCGGCGGCGCGAGCGCGCTATTCGCGGCGCCCGCCGAGTCCGTCGGGCTGGCGGCGCTGCGCGAGACGACGGATGCGCTGTTGCGCGCTGGCGCCGACATCGACGAGATCAACGCCGTCCGCAAGCACCTCTCGCAAGTGAAAGGCGGCCGGCTCGCGGCGGCGGCCGCGCCCGCGACGGTCGTTGGGATCGCCTTCAGCGACGTGGTCGGTGACGATCTGAGCGTGATAGGCAGCGGCCCGACCGCACCCGACGACTCGACGTACGCGGAGGCGCTCGCCGTGCTCGACCGGTACGGAATCGACGCCCCGGCGGCGGTGGACCGCCACCTACGGCGAGGCGCAGACGGCACAAAAACGGAGACGCCGACCGCCGACGCGACTGTCTTCGATCGGGTCGAGACGCACGTCCTCGCCAACGCGGCGACCGCGCTGGATGCGGCCGCGGCGGCCGCTGCGGACCTGGGGTACGACCCGCTTGTGCTGTCGAGTCGGATCCGGGGAGAAGCCCGAGCGGCGGGTGTGACACACGCCGCGATTGCCGAGGAGGTCGCCGACTCTGGAAACCCGGTCGAGCCGCCGGCGGTCGTCCTCTCGGGCGGGGAGACGACGGTGACCGTCGATGGCGACGGCTCTGGGGGCCCGAACCTCGAGTGCGCCCTCGCCGCCGGGCTCGAGTTCGCACGCCCCGAGTCGCCGGTCGCGGAGCGACCGGTGGCGTTTCTCGCGGCGGACACGGACGGGCACGACGGCAGCACCGACGCCGCGGGCGCGCTCGTGACGCCGCAGACGATCGCGGACGCGGCTGACGCGGCGGCTGCGCGGACCGCGCTCGACGACAACGACGCGCTCCCCGCGTTGCGCGAGCGGGACGCGGTGGTCCAAACCGGGGCGACCGGGACGAACGTCAACGACTTCCGTGTCCTCGTCGTCGAGGAGTGA
- the katG gene encoding catalase/peroxidase HPI → MNRSTTDWWPDQLNLEILDQNAQSAGPMEAEFDYAEAFQSLEFDEVKADIEDVMTTSQDWWPADYGHYGPLFIRMAWHSAGTYRTSDGRGGASGGRQRLPPLDSWPDNANLDKARRLLWPVKQKYGRKLSWGDLIVLAGNVALESMGFKTFGFAGGREDEYKPDEAVDWGPEDEFEASSEERFDEDGNLEWPLGNTVMGLIYVNPEGPNGEPDLEGSAQNIRSSFGQMAMNDEETVALIAGGHTFGKVHGADDAEEHVGPEPAAAPMEDQGFGWESDFGEGKGPDTITSGIEGPWNTTPTQWDTSYVDNLLDHEWVPEKGPGGAWQWTTKEGELDDAAPGVQDPSDKEDVMMLTTDIALKEDPEYREVLERFRENPMEFGMSFAKAWYKLIHRDMGPPTRFLGPEVPDEEMLWQDPLPDADYDLIDDTEAAELKSEILDTDLSVSQLVKTAWASASTYRDSDKRGGANGARVRLEPQRSWEVNEPGELETVLDTLEGVQNEFNASQSDGTKVSLADLIVLGGNAAVEQAAADAGYDVDISFTPGRTDASQEQTDVESFEALKPMADGFRNYLSDEAERRAEDLLVDKSELLNLTVDEMTALLGGMRALNATYQDTDRGVLTDEPGTLTNDFFVNLLDMGTEWEPVSESRAVFEGRDRQTGEVEWEATRFDLIFGSNARLRTVSEVYAAEDGEEAFVEDFVDTWEKVMRLDRFDLE, encoded by the coding sequence ATGAATAGATCCACTACGGACTGGTGGCCGGACCAGCTGAATCTAGAGATCCTCGACCAGAACGCCCAGAGCGCCGGGCCGATGGAAGCGGAGTTCGACTACGCGGAGGCGTTCCAGTCGCTCGAGTTCGACGAGGTGAAAGCGGACATCGAGGACGTGATGACGACCTCGCAGGATTGGTGGCCGGCAGACTACGGTCACTACGGTCCCCTGTTCATCCGAATGGCGTGGCACAGCGCCGGGACGTATCGGACGTCCGACGGCCGCGGCGGCGCCTCCGGCGGACGACAGCGCCTCCCGCCGCTCGATAGCTGGCCGGACAACGCGAATCTCGACAAGGCGCGCCGCCTGCTGTGGCCCGTCAAGCAGAAGTACGGTCGCAAGCTGTCCTGGGGCGACCTGATCGTCCTTGCCGGCAACGTCGCTCTCGAATCGATGGGGTTCAAGACGTTCGGCTTCGCCGGCGGCCGTGAAGACGAGTACAAGCCCGACGAGGCGGTCGACTGGGGTCCCGAGGACGAGTTCGAAGCCTCCTCGGAGGAGCGCTTCGACGAAGACGGGAATCTCGAGTGGCCGCTCGGAAACACCGTGATGGGGCTCATTTACGTGAATCCCGAGGGACCCAACGGCGAGCCCGACCTCGAAGGCTCGGCACAGAACATCCGCAGCTCGTTCGGCCAGATGGCCATGAACGACGAGGAGACGGTCGCGCTCATCGCCGGTGGGCACACGTTCGGGAAAGTACACGGCGCCGACGACGCCGAGGAACACGTCGGTCCGGAGCCCGCAGCCGCACCCATGGAGGATCAGGGCTTCGGCTGGGAGAGCGACTTCGGCGAGGGGAAGGGCCCCGACACCATCACGAGCGGTATCGAAGGGCCGTGGAACACCACGCCGACCCAGTGGGACACGAGCTACGTCGACAACCTGCTCGACCACGAGTGGGTGCCCGAGAAGGGCCCCGGCGGCGCGTGGCAGTGGACAACGAAGGAGGGCGAACTCGACGACGCCGCACCGGGTGTGCAGGACCCCTCGGACAAGGAAGACGTGATGATGCTGACGACGGACATCGCCCTGAAGGAGGACCCCGAGTACCGCGAGGTTCTCGAACGGTTCCGAGAGAACCCGATGGAGTTCGGAATGAGCTTCGCGAAGGCGTGGTACAAGCTCATCCACCGCGACATGGGCCCGCCGACTCGGTTCCTCGGCCCGGAGGTCCCCGACGAGGAGATGCTGTGGCAGGATCCCCTCCCGGACGCCGACTACGACCTGATCGACGACACGGAGGCCGCCGAGCTCAAGTCGGAGATCCTCGACACCGACCTGTCGGTCTCCCAGCTTGTCAAGACCGCCTGGGCGTCGGCCTCGACGTACCGCGACAGCGACAAGCGCGGCGGCGCCAACGGCGCCCGCGTCCGTCTCGAGCCCCAGCGCAGTTGGGAAGTGAACGAGCCGGGGGAGCTGGAGACCGTGCTCGACACCCTCGAAGGAGTGCAAAACGAGTTCAACGCATCCCAGTCCGACGGGACGAAGGTGTCGCTCGCGGACCTGATCGTGCTCGGCGGCAACGCCGCTGTCGAGCAGGCGGCCGCTGACGCCGGGTACGATGTCGACATCTCGTTCACCCCCGGACGGACGGACGCCTCACAGGAGCAGACCGACGTCGAGTCGTTCGAGGCGCTCAAGCCGATGGCCGACGGCTTCCGCAACTACCTCAGCGACGAAGCCGAGCGCCGCGCCGAGGATCTGTTGGTCGACAAGTCGGAACTGCTGAACCTGACGGTCGACGAGATGACCGCCCTGCTGGGCGGCATGCGCGCGTTGAACGCCACGTATCAAGACACAGACCGCGGCGTCCTCACGGACGAGCCCGGGACGCTGACCAACGACTTCTTCGTGAACCTGCTGGACATGGGCACGGAGTGGGAGCCGGTCTCGGAGTCGCGCGCGGTCTTCGAAGGCCGCGACCGCCAGACGGGCGAGGTCGAGTGGGAAGCCACCCGCTTCGATCTCATCTTCGGCTCGAACGCCCGCCTGCGCACCGTCTCGGAAGTGTACGCCGCCGAGGACGGCGAGGAGGCGTTCGTCGAGGACTTCGTCGACACCTGGGAGAAGGTCATGCGACTCGACCGCTTCGACCTCGAGTGA
- a CDS encoding DUF7526 family protein, with amino-acid sequence MTETITIEVLHVVAPADLDDADLQPTLRDLADSRHVVVGRRGGRQSWLDRVRAFLARDPLDAVTVVIDEPAGEGAELTLRVDETKIAGVYVAAGVEASD; translated from the coding sequence GTGACGGAGACGATCACGATCGAGGTGCTCCACGTAGTTGCACCGGCGGACCTCGACGACGCCGACCTCCAGCCGACGCTTCGGGACCTCGCCGACTCGCGCCACGTCGTCGTCGGCCGACGCGGCGGTCGGCAGTCGTGGCTCGATCGGGTTCGCGCGTTCCTCGCGCGCGATCCGCTCGACGCGGTGACCGTCGTGATCGACGAGCCCGCGGGCGAGGGCGCAGAGCTGACGCTGCGTGTCGATGAGACCAAGATCGCCGGCGTGTACGTCGCGGCCGGGGTCGAAGCGAGCGACTGA